Genomic window ([Empedobacter] haloabium):
CGCTGGCACGTGCCGATCGACGGCGTCGACCGCGCCATGTGCTGCCCCGGCTGCGAAGCGGTGGCCCGCACCATCGTCGACATCGGCCAGGCCAGCTACTACCGTGAACGCACGGGCTTTGCCGCCACCGCCGGCACGGCGGCGGACCTGGTGCCGCCCGAGCTGCGCCTGTACGACAGCGATCCCCGTTTCGCCGCCGACGAGAAAGAGCAGGTGGAAGCGGTGCTGCTGGTCGAAGGCATCCGCTGCGCCGCCTGCGTGTGGCTGATCGAACATCGCCTGCTGAAGATCGACGGCGTCACGGCCGCCAGCCTGAACGTCGCCACCGAACGGCTGACAGTGCGCTGGCGTGCCGGCGCCGTCAAACTGTCCGACCTGCTGCAGGCACTGCGCACGATCGGCTACGCGGCGTTCCCGTATGATGCGGCGCGCCACACGGAGCAGCTGCGCAAGAGCGGCCGCACCCTGGGCCGCCAGCTGTTCGTGGCCGGCTTGTCGATGATGCAGGTGATGATGTACGTGGCGCCGGCCTACATGGCCGACGACGGCACGCTCGACAACGACATGGCCGCGCTGATGCGCTGGGCCAGCCTGCTGCTGACCCTACCCGCCGTGGTCTATTCGGCGCAGCCGTTCTTTGCCGGCGCGTGGGCCAGCCTGCGCGCGCGCGTGCTGGGCATGGACGTGCCGGTCGCGCTGGGCATCGGCGCCGCCTTCCTCGGCAGCGTGGTCGCCACCTGGCGCGGCCAGGGCGACGTGTACTTCGATTCCGTCACGATGTTCATCTTCCTGCTGCTGGCCAGCCGCTACCTGGAGCTGCTGGCGCGGCGCAAGGCGGCCGGTGCACTGGAACGCATGCAGCATGCGCTGCCCGCGTCGGCCAGCAAGCTGACGGCCTGGCCAGCGCGCGATACCACGGTCGTGCCGGCAGCCGCGCTGGTGGCGGGCGACCATATCGCCGTCAAGCCGGGCGAGGCGTTCGCCGCGGACGGTGTCATCGCCGAGGGCCGCACCGCCGTCGACCTGGCGCTGCTGACGGGAGAGAGCGTGCCGCAGCCGAAGGACGTCGGCGACGCGGTGCCCGGTGGCGCCATCAATACCAGCAGCGCCGTTGTGCTGCGCGTGACGAAACCCGTGGCCGACAGCACCCTGTCGGGCTTATTGAAACTGGTGGAACGCGCGGGCGCGGCCAAGCCGCGGATCGCGCAGTGGGCCGACCGCGCCGCGTCACACTTCGTGCTGGCGCTGCTGCTGTTTGCCGTGGCCACGTTCGCATTCTGGAGCTGGCACGATCCGGCACGCGCCTGGCCCGTCGCCATCGCCGTGCTGGTGGTGTCGTGCCCGTGCGCGCTGTCGCTGGCCACGCCGTCCGCGCTGGCCGCCGCCACGGACAGCCTGCTGGCCAAGGGCATCCTCGTGGTACGCCCGCACGTGCTGGAGACGCTGCACCGCGCCACCCACATCGTGTTCGACAAGACCGGTACGCTGACCACCGGCCGCCCGGCCGTGCAGTCGGTCGAGGCCTTCAACGGCATGGATGGCGCGACCGCCGCGCAGCTTGCCGCGGCACTGGAAGCGGGCAGCCTGCACCCGATCGGCCGCGCCATCGCCACGCATGCGCAGGCGCTGCCGCAGCTCGTCACCGTGCATGCGGAGGAGCTGCTGGAGCTGCCGGGCCAGGGCCTGGAAGGCATGATCGCCGGTCAGCGTTACCGCCTTGGCAATGCGGCGTTCGCGGCCATGCTGGCGGGCGGTACGCCGCCGGAGAGCCATGCGCGCGCAGATGCCACGACCGTCTGGCTGGTGTCGCAAGGCCGCTGGCTGGCGTGCTTCGCGGTCAGCGACAGCTTGCGCCCGGATGCGCAGCAGACGGTGGACCGCTTCCGCGCAAAGGGCAAGCAGGTGGTACTGCTCAGCGGCGACCGCCAGGCGCTGGCGGACCAGGTGGCGCGCCAGCTCGGCATCGACATCGCGCTGGGCGACTGCCTGCCCGAGCGCAAGCTGGCCTATGTGCAGCAGCTGCAGGCCGCCGGCGCTGTCGTCGCGATGGTGGGCGACGGCATCAACGACGCGGCCGTGCTGAGCGCCGCCGACGTCTCGTTCGCGATGGGTTCGGGCGCGGCGCTGGCGCAGGTGCATGCGGACACCGTGCTGCTGCATGGTCAAATCGGCATGGTGGGCGAGACGGCGGCCAAGGCGTCCGCCACGATGCGGGTGATTCGCCAGAGACCTGGCCTGGGCCACCGTGTACAACATCGTCGCCATCCCCGCCGCCGCCTTCGGCCTGCTGGGGCCCTGGCTGGCCGGCGTGGGCATGGCCGCCAGCTCCGCCATCGTCATCGTCAACGCATTGCGCCTGCGCGCGAGGTAAGTCATGGAATCGTTATACCTGCTGGTCCCCTTGAGCATCGCACTGGTCTTCGGCGCGCTGTGGGTCTTTTTCAAAGCCTCCGACGACGGCCAGTTCGAGGACCTGGAAGGTCCGGCGCTGCGCATCCTGCACGACGACGACGACCCCCTTCGCTAGCGCATACTGCTCTAACCGGGGTCAGGTCTGGCAATCGGACAAATGTCCGATTGCCAGACCTGACCCCGGTTGCTGTGCCAGACCAGACCCCGGTTGCTGTGCCGCTCGATTCATCTTGTCTTCCTGCTCACCTAGTCATTTCGAACTAGGCCTTATGCCATAAGGCCTCCTGCGGCGCGCCCGCCACACTGGATCGTTCAATTAGCCACACAGTAGTACGTCCCGGCAATTTTTGATCCACATCAAAGTTTTTGCAGGTCCGCTTGCGTAACCTTGAGGCACATCTACCACAAGTGTTCTCGGGGTCCTCAAATGGAACAACAACTGAACTACAACTACAAGGTCGTGAAGCAGTTCGCGATTGCGACCGTAGTGTGGGGCATCATCGGCATGCTGGTCGGCGTCATCATCGCCGCCCAGCTGGCGTGGCCCGCACTGAACTTCGACATTCCCTGGCTGACCTACGGCCGCCTGCGCCCGCTGCACACCAATGGCGTCATCTTCGCGTTCGGCATCAGCGGCCTGTTCGCGACCTCGTATTACGTGGTGCAGCGCACCTGCCAGGTCCGCCTGTTCTCGGACAAGCTGGCCGCCTTCACCTTCTGGGGCTGGCAGGCCGTGATCCTGTCGGCCGTCATCACGCTGCCGATGGGCCTCACGCGCGGCAAGGAATACGCCGAGCTGGAATGGCCGATCACGATCCTGATCGCCATTGTCTGGATCGCCTACGCCATCGTCTTCTTCGGCACGATTATCAAGCGCAAGGTCAAGCACATCTACGTGGCCAACTGGTTCTTCGGCGGCTACATCCTGGCCGTGACGATCCTGCACGTGGTGAACGGCATGAGCATGCCAGCCACGCTGACGAAATCGTATTCGATGTACACCGGCGTACAGGACGCGATGATCCAGTGGTGGTACGGCCACAATGCCGTCGGCTTCATCCTGACGGCCGGCTACCTGGGCATGGTGTACTACTTCATCCCGAAACAGGCCGAGCGCCCCGTGTATTCGTATCGCCTGTCGATCGTGCACTTCTGGGCCCTGATCTTCACCTACATGTGGGCCGGTCCGCACCACCTGCACTACACCGCGCTGCCTGACTGGACGCAGTCGCTGGGCATGGTGTTCTCGCTGATCCTCCTGGCACCGTCGTGGGGCGGCATGATCAACGGCATCATGACCCTGTCCGGCGCCTGGCACAAACTGCGCACCGATCCGATCCTGAAGCTGATGATCGTCTCGCTGTCGTTCTACGGCATGGCCACGTTCGAAGGCCCGATGATGTCGATCAAGACCGTCAACTCGCTGTCGCACTACACCGACTGGGGCATCGCCCACGTCCACGGCGGCGCGCTGGGCTGGGTCGGCTTCATCACGATGGGTTCCATCTACTACCTGCTGCCGCGCCTGGCCGGCCGCGAAAAGATGTACAGCACCCGCCTGATCGACCTGCACTTCTGGGTCGCCACCATCGGCATCGTCCTGTACATCGCCGCGATGTGGATCGCCGGTGTCATGCAGGGCCTGATGTGGCGCGCGGTGAACCCGGACGGCACGCTGACCTACACGTTCGTGGAAAGCGTCAAGGCCACCTATCCGTACTACGTGGTGCGCTTCGTCGGCGGTGCGATGTACCTGAGCGGCATGATCATCATGGGCTACAACACCTACATGACCTTGCGCGGTCGCGAAACCCCGGTGGCCGTCATCCCGGAACTCAAGGCGGCGTAAGGAGAGATTGAAATGAAATTTTCGCATGAATGGATCGAGAAGAACCCCTGGCTGCTGATCGCCCTCGTCACGCTGGTCGTGTCGGTGGGCGGTGCTGTGGAAATCGTGCCGCTGTTCTTCCAGAAATCGACGACGGAGCCGGTGGCCGGCCTCACCCACTACACGCCGCTGCGCCTGGCGGGCCGCGACATCTACGTGCGCGAAGGCTGCTACGCCTGCCACTCGCAGATGGTGCGACCGTTCCGCGCCGAGACCGAGCGCTATGGCCACTATTCGGTGGCCGGCGAGTTCGTGTTCGACCGCCCGTTCCAGTGGGGCTCCAAACGCACGGGCCCGGACCTGGCGCGCGTGGGGGGCCGCTACAGCGACGAATGGCACCGCACCCACCTGCAGAACCCGCGTGACGTGGTGCCGGAATCGAACATGCCGGGCTACCCGTGGCTGGCCAAGACCAAGCTCGATGCGCAAGGCATCGTGCCGAAGCTGCGTGCGCTGCAGCGCCTGGGCGACGGCTACACGGAGGCGGAAATCGCCGCCGCGCCGGCCGAGCTGACGGACAAGACCGAAGAAGACGCGCTGATCGCCTACCTGCAGGGCCTCGGCACGCTGATCAAGTCGAGGAATTAATCATGGCGATCGAGCATATTTTTGACAGCGCCAGCAGCGTCATGACGGTGGTTTCGTTCATCACGTTTGCCGGCATCTGGGCCTGGGCCTGGTCCAAGCGCAAGCAGGCCGATTTTACGGAGGCCGCGCAGCTGCCGTTCGCGGACGAGGAGAAACAAGATGTCTGACTTCACCAACAACTTCTGGAACCTGTACATCGTCGTGCTGACGGTACTGGGCGTGCTCGGTTGCGCCGTGCTGCTGTACTCGCAGTCGAAGTACAAGGTCGCCAAGCACAATGGCCCCGTGGGCACCACCGGCCACGTGTGGGACGAGGACCTGACGGAACTGAACACGCCGATGCCGCGCTGGTGGATGTGGATGTTCTACCTGACGATCGTGTTCGGCATCGCCTACCTGTTCCTGTATCCCGGCCTGGGCTCGTACGCGGGCAAGCTGGGATGGAACTCGGCCAAGGAATACAAGACCGAACTGGCCAAGGCCGACAGCGAATACGGTCCCCTGTTCGAGAAGTACCGCCAGCAGGATTTGAAGGCCGTCGCCGCCGACCCGCAAGCCCACGCCATCGGTGAGCGCCTGTTCCTGACCTACTGCGCGCAGTGCCACGGCTCCGACGCGCGCGGCAACAAGGGCTTCCCGAACCTGACCGACAAGGACTGGCTGCACGGCGGCGCGCCCGAGACGATCAAGCAGACCATCATGAACGGCCGCCACGGCGTGATGCCGGCCATGGGCGCCGCGCTGGGGTCGGACAAGGACATCGAGAACGTCGCGCACTACGTGCTGAGCCTGTCGGGCAGCGCCGCGTCGGACCCGATCAAGAGCGTGTTCGGCAAGTCGAAATTCTCGGCCTGCATGGCCTGCCATGGCGCCGGCGGCGTCGGCAACCAGGCCATGGGCGCGCCGAACCTGGCGGATAAGACCTGGCTGTACGGCGGCAGCGCCGAGACCATCATGGAAACGATCCGCAAGGGCCGCGACAACACCATGCCCGCGTTTGGCGACTTCCTGGGCGAATCGAAGGTCCACGTGCTGTCCGCCTACGTGTGGAGCCTGTCGAACGAAACCAAGTAATCAGAGAGCACTGAAGGCCGTATCATGAACGCCCCCGAGCCCCAGGTCATCCGGATGTACGAAGCGCGGCAGGAGATCTATCCGCGCGAAGCCAAGGGACGCTATGCCAGCCTGCGCTGGTTGTGCGTCTGGCTCACACAGCTGGCCTTCTATGGCCTGCCATGGCTGACCTGGAACGGTCGCCAGGCCGTGCTGTTCGATCTCACGACGCGCAAGTTCTATCTGTTTGGCCTGGTGCTGTGGCCGCAGGACTTCATCTACCTGGCCGCCCTCCTGATCATCTGCGCGTGGCTGCTGTTCCTCGTCACCGCGGTGGCGGGGCGGGTATGGTGCGGCTTCGCCTGCCCGCAGACGGTCTACACGGAGATCTTCCTGTGGATCGAACGCAAGATCGAAGGGCCGCGCAGCGCCCGCATCGCCCTGGCCAAGCAGGGCCCGTCGCTGCAGAAGTTTTCCAAGAAGACGGCCAAGCACCTGGCCTGGGGCGCTGTCGCGCTGTGGACCGGTTTCACCTTCGTCGGCTACTTCACCCCGATCAAGGTGCTGGGCGCCGAGTCGTTCACGCTGGCGTTCGGCCCGTGGGAATGGTTCTGGGTGCTGTTCTACGCGCTGGCCACCTACGGCAACGCCGGCTGGCTGCGCGAGCAGGTGTGCAAGTACATGTGCCCGTACGCCCGCTTCCAGAGCTCGATGTTCGACCGCGACACCCTGATCGTGACGTATGACGCCAAGCGCGGCGAACCGCGCGGCAAGGTCGCCAAGGACACGGGCAAGAGCGTCAACGGCGGCTCCTGCATCGACTGCACGATGTGCGTGCAGGTGTGCCCGACCGGCATCGACATTCGCAACGGCCTGCAGTACGAATGCATCGGCTGCGCCGCCTGCGTGGACGCGTGCAACAGCGTGATGGACAAGGTCGAGCAGCCCCGTGGCCTGATCCGCTACAGCACCGACCGCGCGCTGGCCACCGGCATGTCGGCGCAGGACATCCGCCGCCGCGCCATGCGTCCGCGCGTGCTGATCTACACCGCCGGCCTGCTGCTGGTCGTGATTGCCGTCGGTACCTCGCTGGCACTGCGCACGCCATTGAAGATGGACGTGATCCGCGACCGCGGCTCGATGGGCCGCGAGGTCGACGGCGGCGCGATCGAGAACGTGTATCGCCTGCAGATCATGAACACCACCGAGCAATCGCACCGCTACCGCATCACGGCCGCCGGCATGCCGGGCCTGGCGCTGGCGACAAAGGACGAGGTGACGCTGGCCGGCACCGAGACGCGCGCCGTGCCGATCCGCCTGCGTGCCCCACACGGCGCCGGCGCGACCGGTTCGAACAAGATCACCGTGCAGCTGACGGCGCTGGACGACCCCGCCCTGACGGTCAAGGAAACCGCGGTCTTCATCGTGCCGCGCTAGGAGAATGCAATGGATACCGCACTGAAAATGAGCCCGCCCTGGTACACGCAACGCTGGCCATGGCTGCTGATGGCCGGTCCCGCGATCGTGCTGGCCGCCTGCGGCTACACGGGCTGGATCGCGTTCGCTCAGCAGGACGCCCTGGTCGTCGGCGACTATTACAAGAAGGGCAAGGCGATCAACCAGGACCTGCGGCGCGACCGTGCGGCCGCCGCGCTGGGCCTGTCGGTCGCCCTGCGCTTCGACGCCGCCGACGGCAAGCTGGCCGGCCGCCTCACGGCCCGGGAAGGCGGGACGGTGCACGGCCCGGTACTGCTGCACCTGGCCCATGCGACGCAACCGGACAAGGACATCCGTCTGCTGCTGCGGCCGGACGCGGACGGCGCCTTCAGCATCGGTCTGCCGATGCTCGAGCGCAGCCGCTGGGTGGTGCTGGTGGAAGACGACCGCAGGACGTGGCGGCTGGAGGGAACGTGGTTGTGGCCGATGGAGCGCGAGATCACGCTCAAAGCCGCTGAATAAAAAAACCCGGGACAGACCCGGGTTTTGAGGCAGATTTCCTGAAACAGTGGACTGTCCCGGGTTTCAGGCGCAGACCTCGGTCCCCGCGGTGATGGCCTTCAGCCGCGGCAGATCGAGCACCTGCAGTTCGCGGTTGCTGACAGTGAGCAGCCCCAGTTTCTTGAACTTGTTGAGCAGCCGGCTAATGCTCTCGATCGTCAGCCCCAGGTAGTTGCCGATGTCCTCGCGCGACATGCGCAACTGGAACGCCGTGGCCGAGTAACCGCGCGCCTCGTAGCGCGAGGCCAGGTTGACCAGGAAGGCGGCGAAGCGCTGCGTCGCCTGCATATTGCCGAGCAAAAGCATGACGCTCTGCTCACGCGTGATTTCCTGGCTCATCATGCGGTGGAAGTGGCGTAGCAAGGTCGGCATGTCGACCAGCAGCTGTTCCAGGCTGGAGAACGGGATCTCGCACACCTCGGAATCCTCCAGCGCCATCGCGCTGCAGTAGTGCTTGTCGGTGCTGATCGCGTCCATGCCCAGCAGTTCGCCGCCCATCTGGAAGCCGGTCACCTGCTCCTCGCCGCCGGCGTTGATCTGGTAGGTCTTGAAGTGGCCCAGGCGGATCGCGTACAGGCTCGTGAACGGATCGCCGATCCGGAACAGCACGTCGCCCTTGGCGACCTTGCGGCGGCGGCCGATGATCTTGTCCAGCTTGTCCATATCACCCATGTCGAGTCCCATCGGCAGACACAGCTGGTGCATGCTGCAGGTCGCGCAACGGGCTTTGAGCACGTCGATCGTCGTCCCGGGTAGCGTATAGGAAGGAACTGCTTGCATCATTTGTACATCCTCTGTCAATTGGCCCACAGTGTACTGTAACCAGATGGCGACAGGGCTGTTCCTTATTGGTTTGCTATGGCATTTCAGTCGGAATTGCGCCACAGCATTAGCAAGCTGTCCAGTTCCCATGCCATGACGATAAAATCTTACCCGTGTGGCCGCCCGAACAGTAGCAGGCTTATGATGCATGCATACTGCTAACCACCACCGGCATGCCGATGCGAGGGGGGATGAGACCGCTGGGTATCAAGGCCAAGGTCGCGCTGGCGACCACGCTGACGTCGATCGTCATGATCGCGCTCGTCACTGCGCTGCAGGCGCAGCGCATGCGTGACGATTTTACACGCGTGCTGTTCGCCCAGCAGGACGCCCTGGTCGCGCGCACCGCGCAGGAGCTGGACGACAAGCTGGTGATGCTGCGCGAGATCGTTGGCCAGTCGGTGCGCTACCAGCCGCGCGACCTGTGCAGCGATCCGGCCGGGCTGCGCGGCTTCTACGAGAACCGCGCGCTGCTGACATTGTTCGACGACGTGCTGGTCGTGAGCGCGCAGGGCATCATCATCGCCGATATTCCGGCACTGCCCAACCGCCCCGGCGTCAGCGTGGCCGACCGGGCCTATTTCCAGCGCGTGCTGGCCGAACGGCTGCCGCTGATCGCCGAACCGGTGATCGGTCGTGCCGGCAAGCGCCCGATCGTGCAAATGGTCGCGCCCGTGCTGGGTGACGATGCCCAGGTGCGCTGCGTCGTCATCGGCGTACTGCGGCTGTACAAGGACAATCTGCTGGGCCACCTGCGCACCGCGAAAGTGGGCCGTACCGGCTTCTTCTACGCGGTCACGCGCGACGCGCATCCGGTCTACGTGCTGCATCCCCAGGTGGATCGACTGATGAAGCCACGGCTGCCGGGCGGCGCGACCGCCATGACGCGGGCACTCAACGAGGGCTTCCAGGGTACCCTGATCAGCAACAACGTCGATGGCGTGCGCATGGTGACCAGCGTGCGGCAGCTCAAATCGGTGCCATGGGTCCTGGCCGCCGCGTTGCCGGAAGACGAGGCCTTCGCGCCGTTCGCCGGCATGCAGCTGCGCCTGGCATTGTGGGCCACGCTGGCCTCGCTGGCGGCGGCGGCGATCATCGCGCTGGTGACGTCGCGCCTGATGTCGCCGCTGGTGCGCCTGCGCGACAAGATCCATGCCCTGCGCAATGCGCCGCAGGACTACGCGCCGCTGCGGGTCAAGGCGCGCGACGAAATCGGCGAACTGACACTGTCGTTCAATGACCTGATGGCGCAGCGCCAGGCTGCCGATGCGCGTGCCCATGCCTTGCTGGTCGAGCTGGAAGCGCGCGCCGCCGAGCTGGAACGCGAGCGCGATCGGGCCGAGCGGGCCAACCGCGCCAAGAGCGATTTCGTCGCCAACATGAGCCACGAGATCCGCACGCCGATGAATGCCGTGCTGGGCATGGCCTACCTGCTGCAGAACACGTCGCTGACGGCGCAGCAGCGCAAGTACCTGAACATGATCCGTACGGCCGGCGATTCGCTGATGGGCATCCTGAACGACGTGCTGGACTTTTCCAAGATCGAGGCCGAGCGCATGGAATTGTCGCCGGTCGAATTCGACCTGGACGAATCGATGAGTACCCTGGCCACGACGATGACGATGAACGCCGGCGAGAAGGAGCTGGAACTGGCCATCGTGGTCGCGCCGGACGTGCCGCGCCTGCTGCGCGGCGACGCGCTGCGCCTGCAGCAGGTGCTTGTCAACCTGGCCGGCAATGCGATCAAGTTCACGCAGCAGGGCGAGGTGGTGGTGCAGGTC
Coding sequences:
- a CDS encoding cbb3-type cytochrome c oxidase subunit 3, with the translated sequence MAIEHIFDSASSVMTVVSFITFAGIWAWAWSKRKQADFTEAAQLPFADEEKQDV
- a CDS encoding response regulator; its protein translation is MRPLGIKAKVALATTLTSIVMIALVTALQAQRMRDDFTRVLFAQQDALVARTAQELDDKLVMLREIVGQSVRYQPRDLCSDPAGLRGFYENRALLTLFDDVLVVSAQGIIIADIPALPNRPGVSVADRAYFQRVLAERLPLIAEPVIGRAGKRPIVQMVAPVLGDDAQVRCVVIGVLRLYKDNLLGHLRTAKVGRTGFFYAVTRDAHPVYVLHPQVDRLMKPRLPGGATAMTRALNEGFQGTLISNNVDGVRMVTSVRQLKSVPWVLAAALPEDEAFAPFAGMQLRLALWATLASLAAAAIIALVTSRLMSPLVRLRDKIHALRNAPQDYAPLRVKARDEIGELTLSFNDLMAQRQAADARAHALLVELEARAAELERERDRAERANRAKSDFVANMSHEIRTPMNAVLGMAYLLQNTSLTAQQRKYLNMIRTAGDSLMGILNDVLDFSKIEAERMELSPVEFDLDESMSTLATTMTMNAGEKELELAIVVAPDVPRLLRGDALRLQQVLVNLAGNAIKFTQQGEVVVQVDVAQRDENRAVLRFEVRDTGMGMSTEQLSHLFQAFTQADESITRRFGGTGLGLAITRRLIELMGGAIQVRSAPGEGSRFWFELPFDLMPHREAPRQPALGPLSVLVVEDNRTNRDMIAQLIQAWGWQADLADSGPAALELFQRSMRGHHPYDVVLADWHMTGRDGFAAAHAIRQAADGRRQPIVAMVNAFARERLEEISNTPEADVVLVKPITSSTLFEALHQAVAAKSGDEAALPDDVRADRLAGYHFLLVEDNLLNQAVARGLLEQAGATLDVVGDGQQAVDVLGAEPGRYDVVLMDMQMPVMDGFTATSILRKELKLRLPVIAMTAGVLASERDRCVEAGITDFIAKPVVVEEMMAVIERHLPATRRSTTAPAPVAPPPPADPAEPVFNMDSLMRVMGRDPKGRALMCRMVQGALEGGMQPVDAADRALAEGRPQDASKIFHSLRGAIGVLGAKRLIRATMEAEMAIGERPAGELAPYFAAVRQELALVLEAGREWLEQAEPCA
- the ccoP gene encoding cytochrome-c oxidase, cbb3-type subunit III yields the protein MSDFTNNFWNLYIVVLTVLGVLGCAVLLYSQSKYKVAKHNGPVGTTGHVWDEDLTELNTPMPRWWMWMFYLTIVFGIAYLFLYPGLGSYAGKLGWNSAKEYKTELAKADSEYGPLFEKYRQQDLKAVAADPQAHAIGERLFLTYCAQCHGSDARGNKGFPNLTDKDWLHGGAPETIKQTIMNGRHGVMPAMGAALGSDKDIENVAHYVLSLSGSAASDPIKSVFGKSKFSACMACHGAGGVGNQAMGAPNLADKTWLYGGSAETIMETIRKGRDNTMPAFGDFLGESKVHVLSAYVWSLSNETK
- the ccoG gene encoding cytochrome c oxidase accessory protein CcoG; the encoded protein is MNAPEPQVIRMYEARQEIYPREAKGRYASLRWLCVWLTQLAFYGLPWLTWNGRQAVLFDLTTRKFYLFGLVLWPQDFIYLAALLIICAWLLFLVTAVAGRVWCGFACPQTVYTEIFLWIERKIEGPRSARIALAKQGPSLQKFSKKTAKHLAWGAVALWTGFTFVGYFTPIKVLGAESFTLAFGPWEWFWVLFYALATYGNAGWLREQVCKYMCPYARFQSSMFDRDTLIVTYDAKRGEPRGKVAKDTGKSVNGGSCIDCTMCVQVCPTGIDIRNGLQYECIGCAACVDACNSVMDKVEQPRGLIRYSTDRALATGMSAQDIRRRAMRPRVLIYTAGLLLVVIAVGTSLALRTPLKMDVIRDRGSMGREVDGGAIENVYRLQIMNTTEQSHRYRITAAGMPGLALATKDEVTLAGTETRAVPIRLRAPHGAGATGSNKITVQLTALDDPALTVKETAVFIVPR
- the ccoS gene encoding cbb3-type cytochrome oxidase assembly protein CcoS, which translates into the protein MESLYLLVPLSIALVFGALWVFFKASDDGQFEDLEGPALRILHDDDDPLR
- the ccoO gene encoding cytochrome-c oxidase, cbb3-type subunit II, with translation MKFSHEWIEKNPWLLIALVTLVVSVGGAVEIVPLFFQKSTTEPVAGLTHYTPLRLAGRDIYVREGCYACHSQMVRPFRAETERYGHYSVAGEFVFDRPFQWGSKRTGPDLARVGGRYSDEWHRTHLQNPRDVVPESNMPGYPWLAKTKLDAQGIVPKLRALQRLGDGYTEAEIAAAPAELTDKTEEDALIAYLQGLGTLIKSRN
- the ccoN gene encoding cytochrome-c oxidase, cbb3-type subunit I, encoding MEQQLNYNYKVVKQFAIATVVWGIIGMLVGVIIAAQLAWPALNFDIPWLTYGRLRPLHTNGVIFAFGISGLFATSYYVVQRTCQVRLFSDKLAAFTFWGWQAVILSAVITLPMGLTRGKEYAELEWPITILIAIVWIAYAIVFFGTIIKRKVKHIYVANWFFGGYILAVTILHVVNGMSMPATLTKSYSMYTGVQDAMIQWWYGHNAVGFILTAGYLGMVYYFIPKQAERPVYSYRLSIVHFWALIFTYMWAGPHHLHYTALPDWTQSLGMVFSLILLAPSWGGMINGIMTLSGAWHKLRTDPILKLMIVSLSFYGMATFEGPMMSIKTVNSLSHYTDWGIAHVHGGALGWVGFITMGSIYYLLPRLAGREKMYSTRLIDLHFWVATIGIVLYIAAMWIAGVMQGLMWRAVNPDGTLTYTFVESVKATYPYYVVRFVGGAMYLSGMIIMGYNTYMTLRGRETPVAVIPELKAA
- the fnr gene encoding fumarate/nitrate reduction transcriptional regulator Fnr, whose protein sequence is MMQAVPSYTLPGTTIDVLKARCATCSMHQLCLPMGLDMGDMDKLDKIIGRRRKVAKGDVLFRIGDPFTSLYAIRLGHFKTYQINAGGEEQVTGFQMGGELLGMDAISTDKHYCSAMALEDSEVCEIPFSSLEQLLVDMPTLLRHFHRMMSQEITREQSVMLLLGNMQATQRFAAFLVNLASRYEARGYSATAFQLRMSREDIGNYLGLTIESISRLLNKFKKLGLLTVSNRELQVLDLPRLKAITAGTEVCA
- a CDS encoding FixH family protein — its product is MDTALKMSPPWYTQRWPWLLMAGPAIVLAACGYTGWIAFAQQDALVVGDYYKKGKAINQDLRRDRAAAALGLSVALRFDAADGKLAGRLTAREGGTVHGPVLLHLAHATQPDKDIRLLLRPDADGAFSIGLPMLERSRWVVLVEDDRRTWRLEGTWLWPMEREITLKAAE